In Sphingobacteriaceae bacterium, the following are encoded in one genomic region:
- a CDS encoding hydroxyacid dehydrogenase encodes MRVLFADTNHPILHELLQQAGYTCDLYWDKSVEELKVLLQDYDALVLRSKFPITEELMKSAPRLKCIGRVGAGMENIDLAAAKKLGINCVSAPEGNRDAVGEHALGMLLMLLNHLKKADAEVRKHIWIRAENRGYELGGKTVGIIGYGHMGSSFANKLKGFDCKILAYDKYLKNYRNEFVRESEMQEIFEECDILSLHTPYTEETKYLINADFISQFKKPIYIINTARGKCLKTEDLVKALESGKVLGACLDVLEYESTSFENFDSSQISSAHQYILQSEKVILSPHIAGWTHESNYKMSKIIAERMIACLSKIKK; translated from the coding sequence ATGCGCGTTCTGTTTGCCGATACCAATCATCCTATTTTGCACGAATTATTGCAACAAGCCGGTTACACCTGTGATTTATACTGGGATAAGTCGGTTGAAGAACTTAAAGTATTACTTCAAGATTACGATGCCCTGGTATTACGAAGTAAATTTCCGATTACCGAAGAGCTGATGAAAAGTGCACCACGTTTAAAATGTATTGGTAGAGTAGGTGCAGGTATGGAGAATATTGATTTAGCGGCTGCCAAAAAATTGGGAATTAATTGTGTAAGTGCCCCCGAGGGAAATCGGGATGCTGTGGGCGAACATGCTTTGGGTATGTTATTGATGCTTTTAAATCATTTAAAAAAGGCAGATGCCGAAGTGCGAAAACATATTTGGATAAGAGCAGAAAACCGGGGCTATGAATTGGGGGGGAAAACCGTAGGTATTATTGGATACGGACACATGGGCAGTAGTTTTGCTAATAAATTAAAAGGTTTTGATTGTAAAATTTTAGCTTACGATAAGTATTTAAAAAATTATAGGAATGAATTTGTGCGTGAGAGTGAAATGCAGGAAATTTTTGAGGAATGTGATATCCTAAGTTTACATACGCCTTATACGGAAGAAACAAAATATTTGATTAATGCTGATTTTATTAGTCAATTTAAAAAACCCATTTATATAATTAATACCGCGCGTGGTAAATGTTTAAAAACCGAAGATTTGGTTAAAGCTTTAGAGTCGGGAAAAGTTTTGGGTGCCTGTTTGGATGTGTTGGAATATGAATCAACCAGCTTTGAAAATTTTGATTCGTCACAAATTTCTTCAGCTCATCAATACATTTTACAGAGCGAAAAAGTGATTTTGAGTCCGCATATTGCCGGATGGACGCACGAGAGTAATTACAAGATGAGTAAAATAATTGCCGAAAGGATGATTGCTTGTTTATCTAAAATTAAAAAGTAA
- a CDS encoding acyl transferase has product MDFTANDIFNINSKERFNELALQVFKHQYQHNKVYQNWCSLLKTEINRVQSIDQIPFLPIESFKSHRVICEDKSADEIIFTSSSTTSQIPSRHHVLDISIYKQSFSKGFELFYGKANEYCILALLPGYLERKGSSLVFMVDELIKQSDHELSGFYLNQIQELKSKIERLKQSGQKTMLWGVSYALLDLCGEVHLNENFIVIETGGMKGNRAELSKSELHEQLKAGFGIKHIHSEYGMTEMLSQAYSKSDGIFQAPPWLQFKIREINDPLHRATENKTGGIDVIDLTNFNSCSFIATKDLGRINERGLQLMGRYDVSDVRGCNLMYPGL; this is encoded by the coding sequence ATGGATTTTACGGCAAACGATATATTTAACATTAATTCGAAGGAAAGATTCAATGAACTGGCGCTTCAGGTTTTTAAACACCAATATCAGCACAATAAAGTTTATCAAAACTGGTGTAGTTTATTGAAAACCGAAATTAACCGGGTACAATCCATTGATCAAATTCCCTTTCTTCCAATTGAATCGTTTAAGAGTCACCGGGTGATTTGCGAAGATAAAAGTGCCGATGAAATAATATTTACCAGCAGCAGTACCACTTCTCAAATCCCGTCAAGGCATCATGTACTCGATATTTCCATTTATAAACAAAGTTTTTCAAAAGGTTTTGAGTTGTTTTATGGTAAGGCAAATGAATATTGCATATTAGCCTTATTGCCCGGTTATTTGGAAAGAAAGGGTTCATCCTTGGTGTTTATGGTTGACGAATTAATTAAACAATCGGATCACGAGCTTAGCGGTTTTTATTTAAATCAAATACAGGAACTGAAAAGTAAAATCGAGCGTTTAAAACAAAGCGGACAAAAAACCATGTTGTGGGGAGTATCTTACGCCTTATTAGACTTGTGTGGCGAAGTGCATTTAAATGAAAACTTTATAGTGATAGAAACAGGAGGCATGAAAGGGAATAGGGCAGAGCTCAGTAAAAGCGAATTACACGAACAGCTTAAAGCCGGATTTGGAATTAAACATATTCACAGCGAATATGGCATGACTGAAATGTTGAGTCAGGCTTACAGTAAAAGCGATGGAATTTTTCAAGCTCCACCCTGGTTACAATTTAAAATCAGAGAAATTAACGACCCTCTACATCGAGCGACTGAAAATAAAACCGGGGGTATAGATGTGATAGATTTGACCAATTTCAATTCCTGTTCCTTTATTGCCACCAAGGATTTAGGAAGAATAAATGAGCGGGGTTTACAGTTGATGGGCAGATACGATGTAAGCGATGTAAGAGGTTGTAACCTGATGTATCCCGGGCTTTAA
- the gldF gene encoding gliding motility-associated ABC transporter permease subunit GldF, with product MYILYLKEIRSFLSSLIGYMAIGVFISLIGVFMWIIPSESGGSNILDNGFANIDPLFYIAPWVYLFLIPAITMRSFSEERKSGTLELLLTRPLSDLQIVLAKYFAGLTLVLISLLPTLIYYYSVNALCQKNTGMDTGGMWGSYVGLFFLGAGFVAIGTFASAISENQVIAFIFALLLCFVCYIGFDFIADSGVFGKYAALIKNLGINEHYTSMSRGVIDTRDAIYFISVAALFNLLTRLVLESRKW from the coding sequence ATGTATATTTTGTATTTAAAGGAAATTCGAAGTTTTTTAAGTTCATTGATTGGATACATGGCCATTGGCGTGTTTATCAGCTTAATTGGGGTATTTATGTGGATTATTCCATCAGAAAGTGGAGGCTCTAATATATTAGATAATGGTTTTGCTAATATTGATCCCTTATTTTATATCGCCCCCTGGGTTTATCTTTTTTTAATTCCAGCCATTACCATGCGCTCTTTTTCCGAAGAAAGAAAAAGCGGAACGCTGGAATTGTTACTTACCCGCCCCTTAAGCGACCTTCAAATTGTGCTGGCTAAATATTTTGCCGGATTAACCTTGGTTTTAATTTCATTATTACCTACGCTCATTTATTATTACAGTGTTAATGCGCTTTGTCAAAAAAACACCGGTATGGATACCGGCGGCATGTGGGGTTCTTATGTGGGCTTGTTTTTTTTAGGTGCAGGTTTTGTTGCAATTGGAACTTTTGCATCAGCCATTTCTGAAAATCAAGTTATCGCCTTTATTTTTGCTTTGCTGCTTTGTTTTGTATGTTACATTGGTTTTGATTTTATTGCCGATAGCGGCGTGTTTGGCAAATATGCGGCGCTCATTAAAAATTTGGGAATTAACGAACATTATACAAGTATGAGTCGCGGAGTTATCGATACGCGAGATGCCATTTATTTTATCAGTGTTGCCGCTTTGTTTAATTTATTAACCCGTCTTGTTTTAGAAAGCAGAAAATGGTAA
- the gldG gene encoding gliding motility-associated ABC transporter substrate-binding protein GldG, which produces MVKTKEDKINRKRKDITALFMLLVIVVLINFVSHYFFKRIDLTSEKRYTLAASTKEMLKKVDEEILFKVYLEGNFNPGFTRLRNEAREILDEFRAYSNENIQYEFINPAEEGLTLEEKNSIQKQLFEKGIIPEEIIEKKSDKTSNLRIWPGAIASYKGREAVWQIYSHQALIGVSSEQSINNSVQELEYSLSNTIRKLQRDRKPEVTFLDGHNELDTISRYDFARSLSEYYSVNRTLIKQGVELESLKGTDALIIAKPDSSFTDKEKFIIDQFIMEGGKVLWLIDPVTINMDTLNLRGFSIGLNRPLNLEDMLFKYGVRLNPVLVQDMQCGMIPINIGFKKGQANIKMFPWVHTLWVLPDVAHPIVKNLDVIKMEYVSNLDTVTAHGIKKTVLLRSSRNSRIQPTPARIALQMATLPVKESQFKDGSQMLALLLEGEFTSFAENRLPTILRSNPDFKFLEHGKKTKMIVVADGDIAANDYQRSTGQVMPLGYDKYSRQVFANKTFLLNCVNYLLDDEGMLQLRSREVKLRMLDKKKLKLQRTKWQMINVVYPIILIALLGTVQFYVRRKKYGV; this is translated from the coding sequence ATGGTAAAGACGAAAGAAGATAAAATAAACCGGAAAAGAAAAGACATCACCGCGCTTTTTATGCTTTTAGTTATAGTGGTGCTGATTAACTTTGTTAGTCATTATTTTTTCAAACGTATAGATCTAACTTCTGAGAAGCGTTATACCTTGGCGGCTTCTACCAAGGAAATGCTGAAAAAAGTGGATGAGGAAATTTTATTTAAGGTTTATTTAGAGGGGAATTTTAATCCCGGCTTTACGCGATTAAGAAATGAAGCCCGTGAAATTCTGGATGAATTCAGGGCTTATTCCAATGAAAATATTCAATATGAATTTATCAATCCGGCAGAAGAAGGATTAACGTTAGAAGAAAAAAACAGTATTCAAAAACAATTATTTGAAAAAGGAATAATTCCCGAAGAAATTATTGAAAAAAAGTCTGATAAAACATCCAACTTACGTATATGGCCGGGTGCCATTGCTTCTTATAAGGGGAGAGAAGCGGTTTGGCAGATTTATTCGCATCAGGCTTTAATTGGGGTTAGTTCTGAACAAAGCATCAATAACAGTGTACAAGAATTGGAATATTCTTTAAGCAATACCATTCGTAAATTGCAAAGAGATCGTAAGCCGGAAGTCACTTTTTTAGATGGACATAATGAACTGGATACCATAAGCCGTTATGATTTTGCTCGTTCCTTAAGTGAGTATTATAGCGTAAACCGAACCCTAATCAAGCAGGGCGTAGAGTTGGAATCTTTGAAGGGAACCGATGCTTTAATCATTGCTAAACCCGATAGCTCGTTTACCGACAAAGAAAAATTTATTATTGATCAATTTATTATGGAAGGGGGAAAAGTGTTGTGGTTGATAGATCCCGTTACCATCAATATGGATACGTTAAATCTTCGTGGTTTTTCCATTGGATTAAATCGTCCCTTAAATTTAGAAGATATGTTGTTTAAATACGGTGTTCGTTTAAATCCCGTATTAGTGCAGGATATGCAATGCGGTATGATTCCCATCAACATCGGATTTAAAAAAGGACAGGCCAATATTAAAATGTTTCCTTGGGTGCATACTTTATGGGTGTTACCTGATGTTGCTCATCCCATTGTAAAAAATTTAGATGTAATAAAAATGGAATATGTATCGAATTTAGATACGGTAACAGCACATGGCATTAAAAAAACGGTTTTGTTACGAAGTTCAAGAAACAGCAGAATTCAGCCTACGCCGGCTCGTATAGCTTTACAAATGGCCACCTTGCCGGTAAAAGAATCGCAGTTTAAAGATGGAAGTCAAATGCTGGCCTTATTGCTTGAAGGTGAATTTACCAGTTTTGCAGAAAATAGATTGCCAACTATTTTACGTTCTAATCCGGATTTTAAATTTTTGGAGCACGGTAAAAAAACAAAAATGATTGTGGTGGCCGACGGTGATATTGCAGCTAATGATTATCAAAGGTCAACCGGACAAGTTATGCCTTTGGGCTACGATAAATATTCCCGTCAGGTTTTTGCCAATAAAACATTTTTATTGAATTGTGTGAATTATTTGTTGGATGACGAAGGTATGTTGCAGTTACGTTCACGCGAAGTGAAATTAAGAATGTTGGATAAGAAAAAACTAAAATTGCAGCGCACAAAATGGCAAATGATTAATGTAGTTTATCCGATTATTTTAATAGCCTTATTGGGAACCGTACAGTTTTATGTAAGACGCAAGAAGTACGGAGTTTAG
- a CDS encoding ABC transporter permease, whose protein sequence is MNIEKFIANKITGAVKDKANISKPIVKIAIIGIVLGVAVMILTISIVSGFKKEIIKKITGLTTHLVITSVNINPGNEQDPIHIPADSLSLLKNYKGITNVQKTAFKNAILKTDEENEGVLLKGVTKNYNFDYIKQHITEGSCLQFNDTTSSKEILISQVLADRLNIKLKDKLLFYFMVKHEVTDSASNETYIKSEQRSRKLQVCGIFKTDFADFDNNLTYVDLRQIQKLNYWDDAMAGSFEVNVKDFEKVDELKLELEELLGYQYSIRSVKEIYGNIFIWLDKLDINGIIVIVLMIIVAVINMITALLILILERANMVGLVKSLGMNNVSVRKIFFYVSLNLIGKGLLWGNILGIGLCYIQYYFEIMKLDSVTYYIDHVAIDINWLNYLLLNLGTFVVCLLMLFLPTLILTKLTPIKTLRFN, encoded by the coding sequence TTGAATATAGAAAAGTTTATAGCCAATAAAATTACGGGTGCTGTTAAAGATAAGGCTAATATCTCTAAACCAATCGTTAAAATTGCTATAATTGGCATTGTACTTGGAGTAGCAGTAATGATACTAACTATTAGTATTGTAAGCGGTTTTAAGAAAGAAATTATCAAAAAAATTACGGGCCTAACAACGCATTTGGTAATCACAAGCGTTAATATTAATCCGGGAAATGAACAAGATCCTATTCATATACCAGCCGATTCATTAAGTCTGTTAAAAAATTACAAAGGCATAACCAACGTGCAAAAAACAGCATTTAAAAATGCTATTCTGAAAACAGATGAAGAAAACGAAGGCGTATTGCTCAAGGGCGTAACCAAAAATTATAATTTCGATTATATTAAACAACACATCACCGAAGGTTCTTGTTTGCAATTCAACGATACAACTTCAAGTAAAGAAATACTAATCAGCCAGGTATTGGCTGATCGATTGAATATTAAATTAAAGGATAAGCTGCTGTTTTATTTTATGGTTAAACATGAAGTAACAGATAGTGCCAGTAATGAAACCTATATTAAAAGCGAACAACGTTCTCGTAAATTACAAGTATGCGGGATATTTAAAACCGATTTTGCCGACTTTGATAATAACTTAACATATGTAGATTTAAGACAAATTCAAAAATTAAATTACTGGGATGATGCTATGGCCGGTTCATTTGAAGTAAATGTAAAGGATTTTGAAAAAGTGGATGAGTTGAAGCTAGAGTTGGAAGAATTATTGGGTTATCAATACAGTATTCGCAGTGTGAAAGAAATTTACGGGAATATTTTTATTTGGTTGGATAAATTAGATATTAATGGGATAATAGTTATTGTATTGATGATTATAGTTGCCGTAATTAATATGATAACAGCCCTGCTAATTTTAATTCTTGAACGTGCCAATATGGTTGGTTTGGTGAAATCTTTAGGTATGAATAATGTATCGGTGCGTAAAATATTTTTTTATGTGAGTTTAAATTTAATTGGTAAGGGATTGCTTTGGGGGAATATTTTGGGAATAGGACTTTGCTATATTCAGTATTATTTTGAAATCATGAAATTAGATAGTGTTACCTATTACATCGATCATGTGGCCATTGATATAAATTGGTTGAATTATTTACTTTTAAACCTTGGCACATTTGTAGTTTGTTTACTCATGCTGTTTTTACCCACTTTAATTTTAACTAAACTTACCCCTATTAAAACGCTGCGTTTTAATTAA
- a CDS encoding DUF1343 domain-containing protein, whose amino-acid sequence MIKKNKNKHFIGLVFFLALFVSKLFAQDTLLIKPFESVTCGNARFDLYLPLLKNKKVAVVTNVTGLVGKTSIVDTLLKLKVKVVKIFGPEHGFRSNADAGEKVASSIDKKTGLPIISLYGANKKPKKEQMAGIDIVIYDIQDIGVRFYTYISTMTYMMEACAETKKKFIVLDRPNPNGFYIDGPVMKDELKGFLGLHSVPLVYGMTCGEYAKMVNEEGWMKNRNMCELLVIPMRGYDRNASYDLPVHPSPNIPNSTAVLLYPSLGLFEGTIVGLGRGTDKPFQHIGHPDFKDTTYSFIPKASKISAKPKYLNEKCYGKDLSKEKYLTLHPRQIELSWIRLMALQLKRADFFDKYFASHAGNHDLEKQLVSRISLEDIRASWKAGLDSFKVIRKKYLLYPDIGQ is encoded by the coding sequence ATGATTAAAAAAAACAAAAATAAGCATTTCATCGGCTTGGTGTTTTTTCTGGCCTTGTTTGTGTCTAAGCTTTTTGCACAAGATACGCTGTTGATTAAACCTTTTGAAAGTGTTACATGTGGAAATGCTCGTTTTGATCTTTATTTACCCTTACTGAAAAATAAAAAAGTAGCCGTGGTTACTAATGTTACCGGTTTAGTTGGCAAAACCAGTATTGTAGATACTTTACTTAAACTAAAAGTTAAAGTGGTGAAAATATTTGGTCCTGAGCATGGTTTCAGAAGTAATGCGGATGCGGGTGAAAAAGTTGCCAGTAGCATTGATAAAAAAACCGGCCTGCCAATTATTTCTCTTTACGGTGCTAATAAAAAACCAAAAAAAGAACAAATGGCCGGTATAGATATTGTGATTTACGATATTCAAGATATAGGTGTTCGGTTTTACACCTATATTTCTACCATGACCTACATGATGGAAGCCTGTGCCGAAACTAAAAAAAAGTTTATTGTGCTCGATCGTCCGAATCCTAATGGATTTTATATTGATGGTCCGGTTATGAAAGACGAATTAAAAGGTTTTTTAGGATTACATAGTGTTCCATTGGTGTATGGCATGACTTGTGGTGAATACGCTAAAATGGTAAATGAAGAGGGTTGGATGAAAAACAGAAATATGTGTGAGTTGCTTGTAATTCCCATGCGGGGTTATGATCGTAATGCCAGTTATGATTTACCTGTACATCCTTCACCAAATATTCCTAATAGTACGGCGGTATTGTTGTATCCATCTCTCGGATTATTTGAAGGAACAATAGTAGGATTAGGAAGAGGAACTGATAAGCCCTTTCAGCATATAGGTCACCCGGACTTTAAAGACACTACGTATTCATTTATTCCAAAAGCTTCAAAAATTTCGGCTAAGCCCAAATATTTGAATGAAAAATGTTATGGTAAAGATTTGAGTAAAGAAAAATACTTGACTTTACATCCACGACAAATTGAATTGAGCTGGATACGATTAATGGCCTTGCAATTAAAAAGAGCCGATTTTTTCGATAAATATTTTGCTTCGCATGCCGGTAATCACGATTTAGAGAAACAACTTGTTTCCAGAATTAGTTTAGAGGATATACGAGCAAGTTGGAAAGCTGGTTTGGACAGCTTTAAAGTTATTCGGAAAAAATACCTGCTTTATCCGGATATAGGTCAATGA
- a CDS encoding 2-oxo acid dehydrogenase subunit E2, with translation MANFDLIMPKMGESVAEATIIKWTKNEGDFIKIDETVLEIATDKVDSEIPSPFEGKLIKKLFKEGEIVQVGAVIAQIGSDAAGGSSETPKSVAPETKKVEEEVVKVAQPLQENKTAVSVDYSNSNKFYSPLVKSIAKEEGISLEELESIKGTGQEGRVTKADILAYLPNRNKGASSGSTQKADVKLEGGTAMNINRPAVSVGAGDEIIEMDRMRKLISDHMVMSKHVSPHVTSFVEADVTALVMWREKMKKEFEKKEGEKLTFTPLFIEAVAKAIKDFPMINVSVDPTGTKIIKRKNINIGMAAALPSGNLIVPVIKNADEKNLLGITKNVNDLASRARANKLTPDEIQGGTFTLTNVGNFGNVMGTPIINQPQVAILAVGTIKKKPAVIESPLGDMIGIRHFMFLSLSYDHRVVDGSLGGSFVRRVADYLENWDINRTV, from the coding sequence ATGGCAAATTTTGATTTGATTATGCCCAAAATGGGCGAGAGTGTGGCAGAAGCCACCATTATTAAATGGACCAAAAACGAAGGCGATTTTATAAAAATTGACGAAACGGTTTTGGAAATAGCAACAGATAAAGTAGATAGCGAAATACCTTCGCCATTTGAAGGGAAGTTGATTAAAAAATTATTTAAAGAAGGTGAAATTGTACAAGTGGGTGCAGTTATTGCACAAATAGGCAGCGATGCAGCAGGAGGAAGTTCAGAAACACCAAAATCTGTGGCACCGGAGACCAAAAAAGTGGAAGAGGAGGTGGTTAAAGTTGCACAGCCTTTACAAGAAAATAAAACAGCAGTAAGTGTCGATTATTCTAACTCCAACAAATTTTATTCGCCTTTAGTAAAAAGTATAGCCAAAGAAGAAGGTATTTCACTGGAAGAATTAGAAAGTATTAAAGGAACGGGACAGGAAGGAAGAGTAACCAAGGCAGATATTTTAGCGTATTTACCCAATAGAAATAAGGGAGCTTCATCCGGAAGCACACAAAAAGCGGATGTAAAATTAGAGGGCGGAACGGCCATGAACATAAATCGCCCGGCTGTTTCAGTTGGAGCAGGTGATGAGATTATTGAAATGGATAGGATGCGCAAACTTATTTCCGATCACATGGTAATGAGTAAGCACGTTTCACCGCATGTAACATCCTTTGTTGAAGCAGATGTTACCGCTTTGGTGATGTGGAGAGAGAAAATGAAAAAAGAGTTTGAAAAGAAAGAAGGCGAAAAATTAACCTTTACCCCTTTATTTATTGAAGCAGTAGCTAAGGCCATAAAAGATTTTCCGATGATTAATGTTTCCGTTGATCCAACAGGAACAAAAATAATTAAGCGTAAAAACATTAATATAGGAATGGCAGCTGCATTGCCAAGCGGAAATTTAATTGTACCGGTGATTAAAAATGCCGATGAGAAAAATTTGTTAGGTATTACAAAAAACGTGAATGATTTAGCAAGTAGAGCAAGAGCAAATAAACTAACCCCTGATGAAATACAAGGAGGTACTTTTACCCTAACCAATGTTGGTAATTTTGGTAATGTAATGGGTACGCCTATAATCAATCAACCGCAAGTAGCTATTTTAGCAGTAGGAACAATCAAAAAGAAACCTGCAGTAATTGAATCACCTTTAGGAGATATGATTGGTATACGTCATTTTATGTTTTTAAGTTTAAGTTACGATCATCGAGTAGTAGATGGATCATTAGGAGGAAGTTTTGTAAGAAGAGTGGCCGATTACTTAGAAAATTGGGATATTAACCGTACTGTTTAA
- a CDS encoding beta-lactamase family protein gives MKRLVYILILTLFNYHCSDNSNSKKISQNKAALVKSEKANNESPKTILENRLDSVFSFFNVIGAFNGSVLVAKKGKVLFRNHYGVCDKKKQNPVNDSSLFQLASVTKVITSTAVLILMEKGLIDLEKNVTEYLPDFPYEGITIKHLLAHRSGLPNYIYAFHSSLYIENYKMTNKDMYDLFVEKKPSRYLRPNRRFNYSNTNYALLAILIEKVSGKKYSDFIRDEIFIPLGMKHSTTIDKIKLTDPNIAKPYDERWKPVEFDASDYVLGDKSVYSTTYDLFLFSEAMYNNKILSAGTQSLAYKAYSKEKVATNYGFGWRLKDYKKGGNIEVYHNGWWHGYRSSFHRKLNDSLTIIVLSNQLNKAAYQTQLIYDILNGNKESNPEAEVND, from the coding sequence TTGAAAAGACTAGTCTACATACTGATCCTAACCTTATTCAATTATCATTGTTCCGATAATTCCAATTCTAAAAAAATAAGTCAAAACAAAGCTGCGTTGGTGAAAAGTGAAAAAGCCAACAATGAATCTCCCAAAACTATTTTGGAAAACAGACTAGATTCGGTTTTTTCTTTCTTCAACGTCATTGGAGCATTTAACGGCAGTGTGCTAGTAGCCAAAAAAGGAAAAGTACTTTTCAGAAATCATTATGGTGTTTGCGACAAAAAGAAACAAAATCCAGTTAACGATTCTAGCTTATTTCAACTCGCTTCAGTTACCAAAGTTATTACATCAACCGCTGTTTTAATTTTAATGGAAAAAGGATTAATTGATTTGGAAAAAAACGTAACTGAATATTTACCCGATTTTCCGTATGAAGGTATTACTATAAAACATTTACTGGCTCACCGCTCCGGATTGCCTAATTACATCTATGCTTTTCACAGTTCGCTATACATTGAAAATTATAAAATGACCAATAAAGACATGTATGATTTATTTGTTGAGAAAAAACCAAGTCGCTATCTACGTCCGAACCGCCGATTCAATTACAGCAATACCAATTATGCTTTATTAGCCATACTTATTGAAAAGGTAAGTGGGAAAAAATATTCCGATTTTATACGAGATGAAATTTTTATTCCGCTGGGAATGAAACACAGTACCACGATAGATAAAATTAAATTAACCGATCCGAATATTGCCAAACCTTACGATGAACGATGGAAACCTGTAGAATTTGATGCCAGCGATTACGTTTTGGGAGATAAAAGTGTGTACTCAACAACTTACGATTTATTTTTATTCAGCGAAGCCATGTACAATAACAAAATACTTTCAGCCGGTACGCAATCATTGGCTTACAAAGCTTATAGTAAGGAAAAAGTGGCAACCAATTATGGTTTTGGTTGGAGATTAAAAGATTATAAAAAAGGTGGAAATATTGAAGTATATCATAACGGTTGGTGGCACGGCTACCGTTCTTCTTTTCACCGGAAATTAAACGATTCACTAACCATTATTGTATTAAGCAATCAACTCAATAAAGCGGCTTATCAAACGCAGTTGATTTATGATATTTTGAATGGCAATAAAGAAAGTAATCCTGAAGCGGAAGTTAACGATTAG
- the mtgA gene encoding monofunctional biosynthetic peptidoglycan transglycosylase, with protein sequence MVYKLLKLLLKICIGFLILSILSVIIFRWVPIPFTPLMIIRCMEQKSEGKTLKLEHDWVELEKISPKLQLAVVCSEDQNYLKHFGFDWGAIEKAMKANESGKKIRGGSTITQQTAKNVFLWPGRSYIRKAFEAWFTLLIEIFWSKERIMEVYLNSIEMGNGVYGAEAAAMHWFNKSAKKLNKDESAAIAAILPKPLSYKASPASPYIQKRKTWIKQQMSFWGNQLDYDKYNDDEEESEKATKEKK encoded by the coding sequence TTGGTTTACAAGTTGCTAAAACTATTGTTAAAAATTTGTATAGGATTTTTAATCCTTTCTATCCTATCTGTAATCATTTTCCGTTGGGTCCCTATTCCCTTTACTCCTTTAATGATTATTCGTTGTATGGAACAAAAATCGGAAGGAAAAACATTAAAACTTGAACACGATTGGGTTGAACTTGAAAAAATTTCCCCAAAGTTGCAATTAGCCGTTGTGTGTAGCGAAGATCAAAACTACTTAAAGCATTTTGGTTTTGATTGGGGCGCCATTGAAAAAGCAATGAAAGCGAATGAAAGTGGCAAAAAAATTAGAGGGGGCAGTACCATCACACAACAAACTGCAAAAAATGTTTTTTTATGGCCGGGACGCAGTTACATCCGCAAAGCTTTTGAGGCCTGGTTCACTTTACTGATAGAAATATTTTGGTCAAAAGAAAGAATTATGGAAGTTTACCTGAATAGTATTGAAATGGGCAATGGCGTGTATGGAGCTGAAGCCGCAGCTATGCATTGGTTTAATAAAAGTGCTAAAAAATTAAATAAGGATGAAAGCGCTGCAATAGCCGCTATTCTTCCAAAACCTTTAAGTTATAAAGCGAGTCCGGCCAGCCCTTATATTCAAAAACGAAAAACCTGGATTAAACAACAAATGAGTTTTTGGGGGAATCAATTAGATTATGATAAATATAATGATGATGAGGAAGAGAGTGAAAAAGCAACTAAAGAAAAAAAATAA
- a CDS encoding TlpA family protein disulfide reductase translates to MNNKIKLIFAGILIFLVALYFVNKYRVAPSVDLNQLPLFTLTGDKVNWQDYKGKKLVVSFGASWCGNCKEELREIKKIKSEKLSDVEIVVISDEPVEKIERFASAYEDFTFLKLNLDFPSIGINSIPVSYIINTKLEVKENQVGYINWADASTVEHLRSLMNQ, encoded by the coding sequence ATGAACAATAAAATAAAACTCATTTTTGCCGGAATATTAATTTTTCTGGTAGCCTTATATTTTGTAAATAAATATCGCGTAGCGCCTTCTGTAGATTTAAATCAACTACCCTTATTTACACTAACAGGCGATAAAGTGAATTGGCAAGATTACAAGGGGAAAAAACTAGTCGTTTCTTTTGGGGCATCCTGGTGTGGCAATTGTAAAGAAGAATTGAGGGAAATTAAAAAAATTAAAAGTGAAAAATTAAGTGATGTGGAAATTGTAGTTATTTCAGATGAGCCGGTGGAGAAAATTGAGAGATTTGCTTCGGCGTATGAAGATTTTACTTTTCTTAAATTGAATTTAGATTTCCCGTCTATTGGAATTAATTCTATTCCGGTATCCTATATTATCAATACGAAACTTGAAGTAAAAGAGAATCAAGTGGGATATATCAATTGGGCCGATGCCTCCACCGTTGAACACCTACGAAGTCTAATGAATCAGTGA